CATGGATATTCGATTTTACAATACGCTGACGAATCGCGAAGAAATTTTTGAGCCGCTCGATCCTCCAAATGTGGCGATGTATTCCTGTGGTCCAACGGTGTACGATTTTGCCCATATCGGCAATTTTAAGTCTTTTTTGTTTTCCGATGTACTCCGTCGATTTCTCGATTTGGCCGGTTATAATGTTACCCATGTGATGAATATTACCGATGTGGGGCATATGACGGACGACGATGTGGCCGATGCGACTGGCGAGGACAAGATCGCGGTGGCTGCGCGCAAGCTCAAGGAGGAAAAGAAATTGGGCATGTTGCCCGATGATGCGGTTTCCAATCCCGATGATCCGTTTGAGGTGGCGCAATATTTTACGGATGCATTTGTCGAAGATGCGCGTTTGCTGGGGATTAAAGTGGCGCACGACTATCCGCGCAATATGCCGCGTCCCACGGAACATATCGATGCCATACAGGTGATGATTCAGAAGCTGTTGGACAAGGGCCACGCTTATGTTGCCGATGATGGTGTGGTTTATTTTAGTGTTGAATCTTTTCCCGAATACGGTCGTCTGTCGGGCAACGATCTCGATCAACTTGTCGCGGGTTCGGGTGGGCGCGTGCTTGAGGAACACCAGGCGATCAAGCGCAATCCCGCTGATTTCTTTTTGTGGAAACCCGATCCGTCGCATATTATGAAATGGCCTTCTCCCTGGGGTGAGGGGTATCCGGGCTGGCATATCGAGTGTTCGGCTATGGCGATGAAGATGCTGCGCAGAGAAGTTATCGATATTCACACGGGGGGCGAGGATAATATTTTTCCGCACCACGAATGCGAGATTGCCCAGTCGTGTTGTGCGACGGGGCATTCGCATTTTGCCAGGTACTGGATTCACCCGCGCTATTTAATGGTTGAAGGTGAGAAGATGTCCAAGAGCAAGGGCAATTTTTTTACGGTGCGGGATGTGCTGGAAGGCAAGGTGACCGGGCGTCCCGTTCATCCTTCGGTTTTGCGTTACGAACTCATTAAGACGCATTATCGCACGCAGACCAATTTTACGAAAAAAGGTGTTCGTGATTCGGCCAATGCCGTGCGAAGATTTCACGAGTTTGGACAGGGGCTTATCCATGCGGCGAATGGCGATGCGACGGAGGTCGGCAGAGATCATCCCGTTGTTGCCGATTTTCTCAGTGCTCTGTCCAGTGATCTCAATATTAGTGCAGCGCTTGCCGTGGTGCATAACTGGATGGGGCAAGAGGTAGATGACCCGTCCGAAGCATTGGATGTGTTTGACAAGATCAATAGCGTGCTCGGCATTGCCGATCTTTCGGGATTGGTCAAGGCTGAATCAGCGGATGATACAGATACCAGCGAGGCGATTTGCAAACAGATTGACGAGGCCCGCGCGTCCAGAGATTACGATACTGCCGATCATCTGCGGCAGGAACTCATCGATGCGGGCTATGAGGTTCGCACTGCGCCGGAAGGTACGATAGCTGTGAAGCAGTTGGCGTAGAAGAAGACGGAAGAAGGTTTTTATGACTTTTCCAATTACCCGCATGCGCCGTTTGCGCCAGAGTGAGACGACGCGCCGAATGGTGCGCGAAAATCACGTGCGCGTTGACGATTTGATTATGCCCCTGTTTGTGTGTCCGGGCAGAGGTGTGAAGAAAGAAATTGGGTCTATGCCGGGCAACCATCAGATGTCGATAGATGTCGTGGTTGAGGCGTGTAGAGAAATTGCCGATCTGGGCATTCCAGCGGTGATTCTTTTTGGGATTCCCGATCACAAAGACGCGCGGGGTAGTGGGGCTTATTGCGATGATGGTATTATTCAGCGCGCGATATCCGCGATTAAAGAACATACGCCTGATCTCTATGTGATTACGGATGTGTGTTTGTGCGAATATACGGATCACGGGCATTGCGGTGTGATTCTGGATAAAGATGTGCATAATGATGAAACGGTTGACCTTCTCGTCGCGGAGTCCCTTTCCCATGTTCGCGCGGGCGCAGATGTGGTCGCGCCTTCCGATATGATGGATGGCCGCGTTGGCGCTATTCGCTCTGCTCTGGATGCCCAGGGGTTTGACCATATACCGATTATGGCATATTCGGCCAAATATTGCTCGGGTTTTTACGGTCCATTTCGCGAAGCGGCAGAGTCCGCGCCGCAATTTGGCGATCGCCGGTCCTATCAGATGGATCCGGCAAATGGCGACGAGGCCATGCGCGAGGTGGCTCTGGATATTGAGGAGGGCGCAGATATCGTTATGATCAAGCCCGCATTGCCCTATCTGGATATTATTTACCGGGTGAAAACAGAGTTTGGCGTGCCGGTTGCCGCGTACAATGTCAGCGGCGAGTTTGCGATGCTAAAAGCTGCTTTCGCAAATGGCTGGCTGGATGAAGACCGGGTGCGAGACGAGGTTCTGGTGAGTATTAAACGCGCGGGCGCAGATCTTATTCTGACCTATTTTGCGCGCGATATTGCGCGGGTGGTGAGGTGAGAGGTTTTTATGGATATTACGATTGATCGCATTATGCAAAATTTTGATGTTCTCACGGATTGGGAAGATCGCTACCGGTATATTATTGAACTCGGTCGCAAGTTGCCGCCTTTTGATGAGGAATACAAAGTTGATGACAATCTGGTGCGGGGATGTGTGAGCCAGGTGTGGCTCGTGACCGATGTTCGAGATGGCGATCCCCCTGTGATCGAATTTCGCGCAGATAGCGATGCGCAAATTGTCAAGGGTCTGGTCGCTATTTTGTTGTCGCTGTATTCGGGTAAGACCGCTCGGGAGATTCTCACGGCTGACATTCGCAGCATTTTTCAACAGCTTGAGCTCGCCAAACACCTCAGTATTAACCGCGCCAATGGCTTTGCTTCTATGGTCAAGCGCATTCACGAACTCGCGCTTGCCACAGCGGCATAGAAGGATCTATCCCACTGACGCATTGGCCTGGCGCAGCAGGGCTCTCATGTAGGAGATGCAGTATGCCAGTCCTGCCCGGCGGTTCTCATCGTTTACCAGTTTGGGAATGTGGTCGGGCATCAAGGGCCCGTTGAAACCGACCCTGCGCAGGGCCTTCATCACCTGCGCCATGTCCATATAACCGTCGTCTGGAAAGGTTTCTTCAAAATAGGGCATTGATGAACTCACATTTCGGAAATGCACTGCGGCGATTTTGCCCCTGTCTCCAAAATCCTGGATCATCTCAAATACATCTTTGCCCATCTGGTCTCCGCCTTCCGACCACGTTCCCACGCAGAAGAGTAACCCCCAGTTCTCGCTTCTGTCAGTAATTTCCTCTGCTCGCCGGTACCCCTCATAGTGCGTGATCAATTTGCCCACTCCGTTCATCATTTCGACTGGCGGATCGTCGGGGTGAAGTGCGAGGGTGATGTTTAGCTCTTCTGCTACGGGCAATACTGCCTTGATGAAATAGGTGTAATTATCCCAGATTTCCTCAGTTGTGTAGGTTCTCTCGAACCGGCTCTTTTCCACTTGTGTCCTGAATATGTCGAGGTCAAATGCTCGCGCTGTGTATCCTCGACGTTCTACATGGTGGGTGGTATAGGTGTTGGCCGGATGAAAAGAGTGAAGGCACAGGGGTATGCCGAGGGTTGCAAGTGCGCGGATAAAGGTGCAGTACGTCTCGATATCTTCATCCCGTCCCGGCTGTCCCAACTGGATTTTGAGAGAGCGACCAGCACTGTGTCCGGCGCTGCAGATTCGGAGGTCGTATTGTGCCAGCCGTTTCTGGACGTCTCTCATCTGATCCACGTCTGGGATTTGCGTTCGCCAGTGTACCTGCACCCAGCGCACGCCGATCTGTTTGAGAAAGAGCAAATCGTCGTCGGGTGCATTCCACGAGATCTGATGCGCCAGCTTGATATTGTCTGGATGGTATTCATCTACAAATGTGACACCTGTCTCATCTGCCATTTGACTATCCTTGCAAGCGCATAATTTATATGTTGTTAGACCATCAACGCGTTTTCCGCTTCTTTGCGGTGTGTCAATAGCGGAC
This window of the Gemmatimonadota bacterium genome carries:
- a CDS encoding SufE family protein, whose protein sequence is MDITIDRIMQNFDVLTDWEDRYRYIIELGRKLPPFDEEYKVDDNLVRGCVSQVWLVTDVRDGDPPVIEFRADSDAQIVKGLVAILLSLYSGKTAREILTADIRSIFQQLELAKHLSINRANGFASMVKRIHELALATAA
- the hemB gene encoding porphobilinogen synthase, which encodes MTFPITRMRRLRQSETTRRMVRENHVRVDDLIMPLFVCPGRGVKKEIGSMPGNHQMSIDVVVEACREIADLGIPAVILFGIPDHKDARGSGAYCDDGIIQRAISAIKEHTPDLYVITDVCLCEYTDHGHCGVILDKDVHNDETVDLLVAESLSHVRAGADVVAPSDMMDGRVGAIRSALDAQGFDHIPIMAYSAKYCSGFYGPFREAAESAPQFGDRRSYQMDPANGDEAMREVALDIEEGADIVMIKPALPYLDIIYRVKTEFGVPVAAYNVSGEFAMLKAAFANGWLDEDRVRDEVLVSIKRAGADLILTYFARDIARVVR
- a CDS encoding TIM barrel protein; this encodes MADETGVTFVDEYHPDNIKLAHQISWNAPDDDLLFLKQIGVRWVQVHWRTQIPDVDQMRDVQKRLAQYDLRICSAGHSAGRSLKIQLGQPGRDEDIETYCTFIRALATLGIPLCLHSFHPANTYTTHHVERRGYTARAFDLDIFRTQVEKSRFERTYTTEEIWDNYTYFIKAVLPVAEELNITLALHPDDPPVEMMNGVGKLITHYEGYRRAEEITDRSENWGLLFCVGTWSEGGDQMGKDVFEMIQDFGDRGKIAAVHFRNVSSSMPYFEETFPDDGYMDMAQVMKALRRVGFNGPLMPDHIPKLVNDENRRAGLAYCISYMRALLRQANASVG
- a CDS encoding cysteine--tRNA ligase; the protein is MDIRFYNTLTNREEIFEPLDPPNVAMYSCGPTVYDFAHIGNFKSFLFSDVLRRFLDLAGYNVTHVMNITDVGHMTDDDVADATGEDKIAVAARKLKEEKKLGMLPDDAVSNPDDPFEVAQYFTDAFVEDARLLGIKVAHDYPRNMPRPTEHIDAIQVMIQKLLDKGHAYVADDGVVYFSVESFPEYGRLSGNDLDQLVAGSGGRVLEEHQAIKRNPADFFLWKPDPSHIMKWPSPWGEGYPGWHIECSAMAMKMLRREVIDIHTGGEDNIFPHHECEIAQSCCATGHSHFARYWIHPRYLMVEGEKMSKSKGNFFTVRDVLEGKVTGRPVHPSVLRYELIKTHYRTQTNFTKKGVRDSANAVRRFHEFGQGLIHAANGDATEVGRDHPVVADFLSALSSDLNISAALAVVHNWMGQEVDDPSEALDVFDKINSVLGIADLSGLVKAESADDTDTSEAICKQIDEARASRDYDTADHLRQELIDAGYEVRTAPEGTIAVKQLA